The genomic DNA CGGCGGGCGCCCCGGTCCTGCTCAACCTCGCCATGCTGGCGGCCCTGGGGTTGAGCTTCCTGTTCCCGAACGCGGCCTACGCCGCCGCCTGGGGCGTCGCGGTCTCGGGCGTGCTCCAGTTCGGGCTGCTGTGGTGGGGCTGCCGCCGCGTCCGCGTGATGCCGGACCTCGCGGTGCCGCGCCTCGATCCCGCGCTCAAGCGCTTCTTCGTCGTGCTCGGGCCCGCGGTGATCGGCTCGGCCGGCTTCCAGATCGCGGCCTTCGCCGACACGATCATCGCGAGCTGGCTGCCCACCGGGGCGGTCTCGGCGCTCTACTACGCCGACCGGCTCTACCAGCTGCCCTTCGGCGTCATCGCCATCGCGGCCGGCACCGTGCTGCTGCCCGAGATGAGCCGCCGGATCGCGGCCGGCGACGTCGCCGGCGCCCACGCGGCACAGAACCGGGCCGCGGGCTTCTCCCTGGCCCTCTCGGCGCCGTTCACCGTGGCGTTCCTGACCATCCCGGGCCTGATCATGGCGGCGCTGTTCCAGCGCGGCGCCTTCAGCGCCGAGGACGCGGCGCGGGCGGCCTCGGTGCTGGCGGCCTACGGCCTCGCCCTGCCGGCCGTCGTGCTGGTGCGCAGCGCCGTGGCGAGCTTCTACGCCCGCCAGGACACCAGGACGCCGCTCTGGGCCTCCCTGACCGCGATCGGCGTCAACGTCGCCCTGAAGCTGTGGCTCACCGGCCCCTACGGCGTCACCGGCCTCGCGCTCGCCACCGCGGTCGCCCAGTGGGTGAACCTGCTGCTGCTGCTCGTCCTGGCCAAGCGCCGGGACTGGACGGCGCCGGGGCGCACGCTCGGCCTCACCGTCGCGGGGGTGGCGCTGGCCTGCCTCGGGCTGGCGGCGGTCGCCGTCTACGGCCAGGGGCTCGTCCAGGCGCTGGTGCCGGCCCTGCCGCACGGGCGTGACCTCGTCGTCCTGGCGGTGCTGGGGCTCGTCGGGGCCCTGGTCTACGGCGGCCTGCTGGCGGGCCTGCTGCACCTGTTCGGCCTGCGCCTGCGCCGGGCCTGAGTGACCCGGCCGGGCTCGCCGCCGCGCGGGTCCGGCCCCAGATCGGGCGAGAGCACCCAGTGAGGACCGCCATGACCGACGCACCGAATCCCCTCGCGGGCGTGAAGGCCGCGGTGTTCGACGCCTACGGCACGCTGTTCGACGTGAACGCCGCGGTCCAGCGCTACGCCGAGGCGGTGGGGCCGGACGCCGCCCACCTCTCCGAGGTCTGGCGCAACAAGCAGCTCGAGTACAGCTGGACCCTGTCGCTGATGGGCCAGTACGCCGCCTTCTGGGACCTCACCGTGCGGGCCCTCGACTACGCCCTGGCGGTCCACCCGAACGTCGATCCCGGCCTGCGCGAGCGGCTCCTCGACGCCTACCGGGACCTCGAGGCCTACCCGGAGGTCCCGGGCGTGCTGGCGGCCCTGCGCAAGCGCGGAATCCGCACCGCCGTCCTCACCAACGGCAACGCCGCCATGGTCGACCGGGCGGTCGCCTCGGCGGGGCTGGCCGACCACCTCGACGCGGTCCTCTCGGTGGACGACGCGCAGGTGTTCAAGACCCATCCCGACGCCTACCGGATCGCCCTGACCCGGCTGGCGGTGGGGCAGGGCGACGTGCTGTTCTGCTCGTCGAACCGCTGGGACGTGGCGGGGGCGGGGGCCTTCGGGTTCCGGACCGCCTGGGTCAACCGCAGGGGCCTGCCCGACGAGTACGCGGATCTGGCGCCCACGACGGTGGTGGGATCTCTCGACGGGCTGCTCTGAAGGGGGATCTGCGGCAGCCGCGTCCGGCGCGGGAAATGCCCATTCCGTCCTTGCGAGCGCAGCGAAGCAATCCAGGGACACGGCTGCATCCGGGCAAAGCGCGCTGCCCTGGGTTGCTTCGCTGCGCTCGCAAGGACGAAGCGGATATCGCGCCGCCACGGGCCTCCGCCGCGGCTTATCTGGTACACGATCGAATTGGCCCACTTCGCGGATTCTTAATCCTCCCGGTGTTGGATCATCCTCAACACGAACGGGAGATGTTTCGCGTGTCCTTGAACGGTTCCTTCACGACGATCCGCGCTGGGGCCGCAGCCCTCGCGGTCACCCTGGTGCTCGGGGCGGTCGCCCCGGCCACCGCCCGCGACCAGACCGGCGCCATCGTCGGCGGCCTCGCGGCCGGCGTCGTCGGCGGCATGGTCGGCAGCGCCCTCGTCAACGGCGCGAACCAGCCGCCCCCGCCGCCGCCGGAGTACCGCCCGCGCCGGGTCGTGGTCGAGGAGCCCGAGACCATCGTGGTGCGCGAGCGCCGCGGCCCGATCTGCCACTACGAGCGCCGCAAGGAGTGGCTCGGCGACGGCGAGTTCACCTACCGCCGCGTCGAGGTCTGCGAGTAAATCGCGTCCGCGGTTATCGGACCGGCGCCGCGTCCCCCGGGGGCGCGGCGCGTCTCATTTCACGACCAGCCAGTCCTCGACCACGAGGGCGTCGAGGCCGGTGGTATAGAACATCAGGATCGCGTCCTCCGCGCCGTGGAGGATCGGCTTGCCCATCACGTTGAAGCTCGTGTTGAGCAGGATCGGCACGCCGGTGATCGCCGCGAAGGCGCCGATCAGGGCCGCGTAGGCCGGGTTGCGCGCCGCCGTGACGCTCTGGAGCCGGCCGGTGCCGTCTTCGTGCACCACCGCCGGCACCCGGGCGCGGACCGCCTCGCGCCAGACCAGGGTACGATCCATGTAGGGGCTGTCGGCGTAATCCTCGAACCAGTCCGGCCCGGCCTCCGCCAGGATCGACGGCGCGAACGGCCGGAACGCCTCCCGGTACTTCACCTTGGCGTTGAGCGCGT from Methylobacterium oryzae includes the following:
- the murJ gene encoding murein biosynthesis integral membrane protein MurJ; the encoded protein is MIRSILSVGGWTLVSRVTGFARDVVMAAVMGAGPLADAFVVAFRLPNHFRAIFGEGAFNTAFVPAYAGLAEAGEPGAAHRFADRVFTLMLIVQLVLLNLALPAMPWVVHALAPGFAEDGERFQLAVALTRITFPYLLFMTLVTLLSGILNAHRHFAVAAGAPVLLNLAMLAALGLSFLFPNAAYAAAWGVAVSGVLQFGLLWWGCRRVRVMPDLAVPRLDPALKRFFVVLGPAVIGSAGFQIAAFADTIIASWLPTGAVSALYYADRLYQLPFGVIAIAAGTVLLPEMSRRIAAGDVAGAHAAQNRAAGFSLALSAPFTVAFLTIPGLIMAALFQRGAFSAEDAARAASVLAAYGLALPAVVLVRSAVASFYARQDTRTPLWASLTAIGVNVALKLWLTGPYGVTGLALATAVAQWVNLLLLLVLAKRRDWTAPGRTLGLTVAGVALACLGLAAVAVYGQGLVQALVPALPHGRDLVVLAVLGLVGALVYGGLLAGLLHLFGLRLRRA
- a CDS encoding haloacid dehalogenase type II, yielding MTDAPNPLAGVKAAVFDAYGTLFDVNAAVQRYAEAVGPDAAHLSEVWRNKQLEYSWTLSLMGQYAAFWDLTVRALDYALAVHPNVDPGLRERLLDAYRDLEAYPEVPGVLAALRKRGIRTAVLTNGNAAMVDRAVASAGLADHLDAVLSVDDAQVFKTHPDAYRIALTRLAVGQGDVLFCSSNRWDVAGAGAFGFRTAWVNRRGLPDEYADLAPTTVVGSLDGLL